From Bacteroidales bacterium, a single genomic window includes:
- a CDS encoding NADH:ubiquinone reductase (Na(+)-transporting) subunit B: protein MKGLHRYIEKIKPNFEKGGKHERWGAVFESFETFLFVPGNTTPKKGAHIRDAMDSKRLMSVVVLAVIPAMLFGMWNVGHQYFLSIGTDAGIWQAFGHGLIRVLPIVVVSYVAGLGTEFVFVHIKRKEIEEGFLVSGILIPLIIPVDTPLWMVAVATIFAVIIGKEVFGGTGMNIANPALLARAFLFFAYPSKMSGDKVWISRLTEGNGIIDGFSGATPLGQAVENGANIVDGAGHSLSTFDYFMGWIPGSIGETSTLMILLGAIILLFTGVASWKIMLSAFAGGAVMGLLLNTFATDTNPVMAIPFYDHLLLGGFAFGMVFMATDPVTAAQTTKGKWIYGFLTGFIAILVRVLNPAYPEGVMMAILLMNVMAPLIDHYVVRGNVKKRLKRIKVAGK from the coding sequence ATGAAAGGTTTACACAGATACATTGAAAAAATAAAACCTAACTTTGAAAAAGGCGGAAAACACGAAAGGTGGGGAGCTGTTTTTGAAAGTTTTGAAACATTCTTATTTGTTCCGGGAAATACAACACCAAAAAAAGGAGCACACATAAGAGATGCAATGGACTCAAAACGTTTAATGAGTGTTGTTGTTTTAGCTGTAATTCCGGCCATGCTTTTCGGAATGTGGAATGTCGGACACCAATATTTTTTATCAATAGGAACTGATGCAGGTATTTGGCAAGCTTTCGGACACGGATTAATAAGAGTTCTTCCGATTGTCGTTGTTTCTTATGTTGCCGGTCTCGGAACAGAGTTTGTTTTTGTTCATATCAAACGAAAAGAAATTGAAGAGGGTTTCCTTGTTTCAGGAATATTAATTCCTCTCATTATTCCTGTTGACACTCCATTATGGATGGTAGCAGTTGCAACAATTTTTGCTGTTATTATAGGTAAAGAAGTATTTGGCGGAACCGGAATGAATATAGCAAACCCGGCATTGCTTGCAAGAGCATTCTTATTCTTTGCATATCCTTCAAAAATGTCCGGAGATAAAGTCTGGATTTCAAGATTAACAGAAGGGAACGGTATAATTGACGGTTTTTCCGGAGCAACGCCTCTGGGACAAGCTGTTGAAAACGGTGCAAATATTGTTGACGGTGCAGGACACAGTTTGTCAACATTTGATTATTTTATGGGGTGGATACCGGGCTCAATAGGAGAAACTTCAACACTAATGATTTTATTGGGTGCAATTATTCTTCTGTTTACCGGAGTTGCAAGTTGGAAAATTATGCTTTCCGCATTTGCAGGAGGTGCCGTTATGGGTTTGTTGCTGAATACTTTTGCAACAGATACAAACCCTGTAATGGCTATACCTTTTTACGATCACCTTCTTCTCGGCGGCTTTGCTTTCGGTATGGTATTTATGGCAACCGACCCCGTTACAGCTGCTCAAACCACAAAAGGAAAATGGATATACGGTTTTTTAACCGGCTTTATTGCAATTCTTGTAAGAGTTCTTAACCCGGCATACCCCGAAGGTGTTATGATGGCAATACTACTTATGAATGTTATGGCTCCTTTAATTGACCACTATGTTGTTCGGGGAAATGTTAAAAAACGCTTAAAACGAATTAAAGTTGCCGGCAAATAA
- the nqrC gene encoding NADH:ubiquinone reductase (Na(+)-transporting) subunit C has product MKIDTNGNLYTFIYAAVLVIVVAAALAFTAIQLQPLQEQNVKVEKMQNILQSVGFNPTVENASELYAKYVQEDFVVDINGERKEGKGFDVNMKKESRKTFKIKALKNKLQTAEGSEKAKLQDELNSLRASLNLPVYVCEKDGDIHYIFPLQGKGLWGPIWGYIALDNDFNTIYGAVFDHKAETPGLGADINKDWFEQPFSGKTLFEGDEFVSITLYKGGKGSAVLAGDSEHGCDAISGGTITSKGLERMLKEEWLYNYEAFLKKNKK; this is encoded by the coding sequence ATGAAAATAGATACAAACGGCAATTTATATACATTTATATACGCAGCAGTATTAGTTATTGTTGTTGCTGCCGCACTTGCATTTACGGCAATACAACTTCAACCTTTGCAAGAACAAAATGTTAAAGTTGAAAAGATGCAAAATATTTTACAATCTGTGGGGTTTAATCCTACGGTTGAAAACGCATCAGAACTTTATGCTAAATATGTTCAGGAAGATTTTGTTGTAGATATTAACGGAGAACGAAAAGAAGGCAAAGGGTTTGATGTTAACATGAAAAAAGAAAGTCGCAAAACCTTTAAAATAAAAGCATTAAAAAACAAGTTGCAGACAGCTGAAGGGTCGGAGAAGGCAAAACTGCAAGATGAACTTAATTCATTAAGAGCATCGCTTAACTTGCCTGTTTATGTTTGTGAAAAGGACGGAGATATTCATTACATTTTTCCTTTGCAAGGAAAAGGACTTTGGGGTCCGATTTGGGGGTACATTGCTTTAGATAATGATTTCAATACGATTTACGGTGCGGTTTTCGACCACAAAGCCGAAACTCCCGGACTCGGAGCTGATATTAATAAAGATTGGTTTGAGCAACCTTTTTCAGGCAAAACACTATTTGAAGGAGATGAATTTGTTTCAATTACACTATATAAAGGGGGAAAGGGCTCAGCTGTATTAGCCGGTGATTCAGAGCACGGTTGTGATGCTATTTCAGGCGGAACAATTACAAGCAAAGGACTTGAGAGAATGTTAAAAGAAGAATGGCTGTATAATTATGAAGCCTTTTTGAAAAAGAATAAAAAGTAA
- a CDS encoding NADH:ubiquinone reductase (Na(+)-transporting) subunit D — protein MSKNSKLLSGPINLNNPITVQVLGICSALAVTVKLEPAIVMSVSVLFVMAFANVIISLLRNTIPSRIRIIVQLVIIAALVILVDQVLKAYLYDVSKQLSVFVGLIITNCIIMGRLEAFALGNKPYASFLDGVGNGAGYAVIMIIIAAVRELFGAGTLTLPGLGELQIIPQGFYDFGYQNNGLMILPPMALIVVGVIIWVQRARTRELIEEN, from the coding sequence ATGAGTAAAAATTCAAAATTATTATCCGGACCGATTAACTTAAACAATCCGATTACTGTTCAAGTACTCGGTATATGTTCAGCTCTTGCGGTAACTGTAAAATTGGAACCGGCAATTGTAATGTCTGTATCTGTTCTTTTTGTAATGGCATTTGCAAATGTTATTATATCATTATTACGAAATACAATTCCCTCAAGAATAAGAATTATTGTTCAGTTGGTTATCATTGCAGCCCTTGTTATATTAGTTGACCAAGTTTTAAAAGCATATTTGTATGACGTAAGTAAGCAATTATCTGTTTTTGTAGGGTTAATTATTACAAATTGTATCATAATGGGGCGTTTAGAAGCCTTTGCTTTAGGAAATAAACCGTATGCGTCTTTTTTAGATGGTGTCGGTAACGGAGCGGGTTATGCTGTTATAATGATAATAATTGCTGCCGTAAGAGAGCTGTTCGGTGCAGGAACTTTAACTCTTCCCGGGCTTGGAGAACTTCAAATTATTCCGCAAGGCTTTTATGATTTCGGGTATCAAAATAACGGATTAATGATTCTTCCGCCGATGGCTCTTATTGTAGTCGGTGTCATAATTTGGGTTCAAAGAGCAAGAACTCGTGAACTTATTGAAGAAAATTAG
- the nqrE gene encoding NADH:ubiquinone reductase (Na(+)-transporting) subunit E produces the protein MQDLLNLFVRSIFVENMVFAFFLGMCSYLAVSKTVKTAMGLGLAVIFVLVITVPVDWLLNEYILKKGALEWLIGAKALDVDLSFLSFIMFIAVIASMVQLVEMIVEKFAPALYSSLGIFLPLIAVNCAILGGSLFMQERELASVGEATVYGLGSGIGWLIAIIGIAAIREKIRYSNVPAPLRGLGITFIATGIMGIAFMTFMGIKL, from the coding sequence ATGCAAGACTTATTAAATCTCTTTGTAAGGTCAATTTTTGTTGAAAATATGGTTTTTGCCTTCTTCTTAGGCATGTGTTCATATTTGGCAGTTTCTAAAACTGTAAAAACAGCAATGGGCTTAGGATTAGCAGTTATCTTTGTTTTGGTAATTACGGTTCCTGTTGATTGGCTTTTAAACGAATATATCTTAAAAAAAGGTGCTTTAGAATGGCTAATCGGAGCAAAAGCTTTAGATGTTGATTTAAGTTTCTTAAGTTTCATCATGTTTATTGCCGTAATCGCATCAATGGTACAATTAGTTGAAATGATTGTTGAAAAATTTGCACCGGCATTATATTCTTCACTTGGTATATTTCTACCTTTAATTGCAGTTAACTGTGCAATTTTGGGAGGTTCATTATTTATGCAAGAAAGAGAATTAGCATCTGTCGGAGAAGCTACTGTATACGGGCTTGGTTCAGGTATCGGATGGTTAATTGCTATCATCGGAATTGCTGCAATCAGAGAAAAAATAAGGTATTCAAATGTTCCGGCTCCTTTAAGAGGACTTGGTATTACTTTTATTGCAACCGGTATTATGGGAATTGCATTTATGACTTTTATGGGAATTAAACTTTAG
- the nqrF gene encoding NADH:ubiquinone reductase (Na(+)-transporting) subunit F, with translation MILLQTTPDLSTVLIISIAAFLTMIILLVAILLFAKAKLLPGGNVKLNINDDEEHQYEVSAGSTLLNTLQNQKILLPSACGGGGTCGMCICEIHEGGGEILPTEKPFFTRKEIKESKRLACQVKVKEDMKIEIEQEILGIKKWECEVVSNENVATFIKEFVVKLPEGETLDFKSGGYIQIDVPKITVDFKDFDIEKEYHEDWDKFDMWALQMKNPEETYRAYSMANHPAEGNIVMLNIRIATPPWDRSKNAFMNVNPGICSSYIFSLKPGDKVTVSGPYGEFFIKDTQNEMMFIGGGAGMAPMRSHIFDQFQTQKTKRKATFWYGARSLREVFYQEHFDKISEENENFDWSLALSEPMEEDKWTGATGFIHQVIYDNYLKDHEEPEEIEYYLCGPPMMNSAVEKMLYNLGVPKENIMFDDFGA, from the coding sequence ATGATACTACTTCAAACAACACCCGATTTGTCAACTGTTTTAATAATAAGTATTGCAGCGTTTTTAACTATGATAATACTCTTAGTTGCAATTCTTCTTTTTGCAAAAGCAAAATTACTCCCCGGCGGTAATGTAAAGCTTAATATAAATGATGATGAAGAACATCAATACGAGGTATCAGCCGGAAGTACATTGTTGAATACCTTACAGAATCAAAAAATATTACTGCCTTCTGCTTGCGGAGGCGGAGGAACATGCGGTATGTGTATTTGTGAAATTCATGAAGGCGGAGGAGAAATTCTTCCGACTGAAAAACCGTTCTTTACACGTAAAGAAATTAAAGAAAGCAAGCGATTGGCATGTCAAGTTAAAGTAAAAGAAGACATGAAAATTGAAATAGAACAAGAGATTCTCGGTATCAAGAAATGGGAATGTGAAGTTGTTTCTAACGAAAATGTTGCCACTTTTATCAAAGAATTTGTTGTTAAACTTCCTGAAGGCGAAACTTTGGATTTCAAATCAGGCGGTTACATACAAATAGATGTGCCTAAAATTACCGTTGATTTCAAAGATTTTGATATTGAAAAAGAATACCATGAAGATTGGGATAAGTTTGATATGTGGGCTTTACAAATGAAAAATCCGGAGGAAACATACAGAGCATATTCAATGGCAAATCATCCTGCCGAAGGGAATATCGTTATGTTGAATATTCGTATTGCAACCCCGCCTTGGGACAGAAGTAAAAATGCTTTTATGAATGTTAACCCGGGAATTTGTTCTTCATACATATTCTCTCTTAAACCGGGAGATAAAGTTACGGTTTCAGGACCGTACGGAGAGTTCTTCATTAAAGATACCCAAAACGAAATGATGTTTATAGGCGGAGGTGCAGGAATGGCTCCTATGCGTTCACATATTTTCGATCAATTCCAAACTCAAAAAACTAAACGTAAAGCTACATTTTGGTACGGAGCTCGTTCTTTAAGAGAGGTCTTCTACCAAGAACATTTTGATAAGATATCAGAAGAAAACGAAAATTTTGATTGGAGTTTAGCTCTTTCAGAACCGATGGAAGAGGATAAATGGACAGGAGCAACCGGATTTATTCATCAAGTAATATATGATAACTATTTAAAAGATCATGAAGAACCGGAAGAAATTGAATACTATCTATGCGGTCCGCCGATGATGAACTCAGCAGTAGAAAAAATGTTATATAATCTCGGTGTCCCGAAAGAAAATATTATGTTTGACGATTTCGGAGCATAA
- a CDS encoding deoxynucleoside kinase, giving the protein MYNSKENSRHIAISGNIGSGKTTLTDLLAKHYRWDAHFEDADKNPYLNDFYEDMQRWSFSLQVYFLNSRFNQVLDIRKSGNTVIQDRTIYEDARIFAPNLHDMGLMPTRDFENYQSLFKLMSSLVQPPDLLIYLRAGVPKLVKQIQSRGRDYENTIRLDYLTRLNERYEAWITDYNLGKLMILDVNDTDFANNPKDLSKVIDKIDAELYGIF; this is encoded by the coding sequence ATGTATAACAGCAAAGAAAACAGCAGGCATATAGCAATTTCGGGGAATATAGGCTCCGGCAAAACAACACTGACAGATTTATTGGCAAAGCATTACAGATGGGATGCACACTTTGAAGATGCTGATAAAAATCCGTATTTAAATGATTTTTATGAAGATATGCAAAGATGGTCTTTCAGCTTACAAGTATATTTTTTAAACAGTCGTTTCAACCAAGTTTTAGATATCAGAAAATCAGGAAATACAGTAATACAAGACAGAACAATTTATGAAGATGCACGTATTTTTGCCCCTAACCTTCACGATATGGGATTAATGCCCACAAGAGATTTTGAAAACTACCAAAGTTTGTTTAAACTGATGAGTTCTCTCGTTCAACCGCCGGATTTATTAATTTATTTACGAGCAGGTGTTCCGAAATTAGTTAAACAAATTCAAAGCAGAGGTCGAGATTATGAAAATACAATCAGGCTTGATTATCTTACACGCCTTAATGAAAGGTATGAAGCTTGGATAACGGATTATAATCTCGGAAAACTTATGATTCTTGATGTAAATGATACAGATTTTGCTAATAACCCTAAAGACCTGAGTAAAGTGATAGATAAAATTGATGCAGAATTATACGGTATCTTCTAA
- a CDS encoding nitronate monooxygenase → MISTKLTKLFNIDMPIIMAPMFLVSDTNMVKAAILNRIIGTFPTLNYRESEKLETALTEINTYINNTENPGTYGVNLITQKSNPYYKKHLEICVKNKVPFYITSLGNPNEVIEKAHKYGAKVFCDVTNLTHAEKVYNLGADGIIAVGQGAGGHAGPDPLQILIPALKKKFEDFPIIAAGGISTGTGLHSVLVLGADGASIGTKFIASVEAPVSQEYKEAIVNAKSEDIVMTERLSGTPSSIINTPYAKKIGYKQNWFERVLSKNPRTKKYFKMLIQVKGMKKLEKSVKPGNYKNLWIAGKSVEFIDEILPINKIINNFKTELEKSIKNTMF, encoded by the coding sequence ATGATTTCAACAAAACTTACAAAACTGTTTAATATTGACATGCCGATAATAATGGCTCCCATGTTTTTAGTTTCAGACACAAACATGGTGAAAGCTGCAATTTTGAACAGAATAATAGGAACTTTCCCTACCTTAAACTATCGAGAGTCGGAAAAATTAGAAACTGCTCTTACAGAAATTAACACATATATAAACAATACTGAAAACCCCGGAACATACGGAGTAAATTTAATTACTCAAAAATCAAATCCGTATTATAAAAAACATTTGGAAATTTGTGTAAAAAACAAAGTCCCTTTTTACATAACGTCATTGGGTAATCCTAACGAAGTTATTGAAAAAGCACATAAATACGGTGCAAAAGTATTTTGTGATGTTACCAATTTAACACATGCCGAAAAAGTATATAATCTCGGTGCTGACGGAATTATTGCTGTCGGTCAAGGAGCCGGCGGACATGCAGGTCCCGATCCTTTACAAATTCTCATTCCTGCATTAAAGAAAAAATTCGAAGATTTTCCGATTATTGCAGCAGGAGGAATAAGCACAGGAACCGGTTTACATTCAGTTTTAGTTTTGGGTGCCGACGGAGCATCAATAGGAACAAAGTTTATTGCATCCGTAGAAGCTCCTGTATCACAGGAGTATAAAGAAGCAATAGTTAATGCAAAATCCGAAGATATTGTTATGACAGAACGCCTTTCGGGAACACCGAGTTCAATAATAAATACCCCTTACGCCAAAAAAATAGGATACAAACAGAATTGGTTTGAGAGAGTGCTGTCAAAAAACCCGAGAACAAAAAAGTATTTTAAAATGCTTATTCAAGTAAAGGGGATGAAAAAACTTGAAAAATCAGTTAAGCCCGGAAACTATAAAAACCTTTGGATTGCCGGAAAATCAGTTGAATTTATAGATGAAATCCTTCCGATTAACAAAATAATAAATAATTTTAAAACAGAGCTTGAAAAAAGCATAAAAAACACAATGTTTTAA